In Candidatus Cloacimonadota bacterium, one genomic interval encodes:
- a CDS encoding type II toxin-antitoxin system HicA family toxin, translating to MSKLPKISGCQCVNALEKMGFYFKRQHGSHIILRRDKPFAQIVVPDHKELDRGTLRAIIRQSGLTIDEFIKCL from the coding sequence ATGAGCAAACTACCAAAAATTTCTGGATGCCAATGTGTCAACGCATTAGAAAAGATGGGATTCTACTTCAAACGACAGCATGGTAGCCATATTATACTTCGTAGAGATAAACCTTTTGCACAGATTGTTGTGCCTGACCATAAGGAACTTGATAGAGGAACATTACGAGCTATCATTCGGCAATCAGGACTCACTATTGATGAATTTATTAAGTGTCTATGA
- a CDS encoding type II toxin-antitoxin system HicB family antitoxin has translation MRQIIIYPGEDNYWVAECPSLPGCISQGKTKEDAITNIKEAIQGYIMALEEDCLPVPEEQFETLVVAV, from the coding sequence ATGAGACAAATAATTATCTATCCAGGTGAAGATAACTATTGGGTCGCTGAATGTCCTAGTTTACCAGGATGTATTAGTCAGGGTAAAACAAAGGAAGACGCAATTACGAATATAAAAGAGGCTATACAAGGCTATATTATGGCACTTGAAGAAGATTGTCTTCCTGTTCCTGAAGAGCAGTTTGAAACATTAGTAGTTGCTGTATGA
- a CDS encoding Gfo/Idh/MocA family oxidoreductase: MKIGVIGVGHLGQHHARIFSELDDSELVGVYDIDFQRAETIAQQNHCKKFHSVKDLLKRVDAVSIATPTTTHFNYCKESLNMGKHIFVEKPVCSNLEDAKELVSIAENNNLKIQVGHIERFNPAIMALSKILINPIFIEANRIAPFTPRGSDVPVVLDLMIHDIDIILSLMRSRVKNIKAVGIPILTNDIDIANAKIEFKNGALANITASRISLKRERKIRFFQKNMYISLDYQKKDVQVVKKSVEIEQVMKEIMSGKRQPDISELYNRQKLEIIEKEPLKSELENFVDAIQNNKRPIVNGQDGYEALRVAFLILKDIEKHRKESKLI; this comes from the coding sequence ATGAAAATCGGAGTTATTGGCGTAGGACACCTCGGACAGCATCATGCACGAATTTTTTCAGAATTAGATGATTCTGAACTTGTTGGAGTATATGATATTGACTTTCAAAGAGCAGAGACTATTGCTCAACAAAATCATTGTAAGAAATTCCACTCAGTAAAGGATTTACTAAAAAGAGTTGATGCTGTAAGTATTGCCACTCCAACTACAACTCATTTCAATTATTGTAAAGAAAGTCTAAACATGGGAAAACACATTTTCGTTGAAAAACCAGTTTGCAGTAATTTAGAAGATGCAAAAGAATTGGTTTCTATTGCAGAAAATAACAATCTGAAAATCCAGGTTGGACATATTGAACGGTTTAATCCAGCAATTATGGCTCTTTCTAAAATTCTAATCAACCCAATTTTTATTGAGGCAAATCGCATAGCACCTTTTACACCACGAGGAAGTGATGTCCCAGTAGTTCTTGACTTAATGATTCATGATATTGATATTATCTTATCGCTGATGAGAAGTAGAGTAAAAAACATAAAGGCGGTCGGTATCCCTATATTAACAAATGATATTGACATTGCAAATGCAAAAATAGAGTTTAAAAATGGTGCACTGGCAAATATTACAGCGAGCCGTATCTCTTTAAAGCGAGAGAGAAAAATCAGATTCTTTCAGAAAAATATGTATATCTCCTTAGATTATCAAAAAAAAGATGTGCAGGTAGTTAAAAAAAGTGTTGAAATAGAACAAGTTATGAAAGAAATAATGTCAGGAAAAAGGCAGCCAGATATTTCAGAATTATATAATAGGCAAAAGTTGGAAATCATTGAAAAAGAACCATTAAAATCAGAACTAGAAAATTTTGTTGATGCCATTCAAAATAACAAACGACCCATTGTTAATGGGCAGGATGGATACGAAGCATTAAGAGTTGCTTTTCTGATTCTGAAAGATATTGAAAAACACAGAAAGGAATCTAAACTAATTTAG